A region from the Fusarium musae strain F31 chromosome 1, whole genome shotgun sequence genome encodes:
- a CDS encoding hypothetical protein (EggNog:ENOG41) has protein sequence MTTSEANSLNLLDLPVDILSIILKPLVTSTVNPLPILLSHPALHTIATPLLYAGNEFLLDASGPHAQHIRRELQSAPPGADDRLAGRATLLTTRGALRRIARLEVRIDRLRGWIGTDIIPLLTELAVQGRMDYLTVWVRTPIEPRTPAHSRPAKPGKDLDMFARPPLEGLLRVLADPYLLSARLWADARHAKTWCQFHMDAGGCGAESGDPGRERERVEIDWREILRVVDPERKEITVVGTEKKW, from the exons atgacaacctcGGAGGccaacagcctcaacctcctgGACCTCCCCGTGGAtatcctcagcatcatcctgAAGCCACTTGTCAC ATCAACCGTCAACCCGCTGCCCATTCTCCTCTCTCACCCGGCGCTACACACCATCGCCACTCCGCTGCTGTACGCAGGAAACGAGTTCTTACTGGACGCATCGGGACCCCATGCACAACACATCCGCAGAGAATTACAGAGCGCTCCGCCCGGAGCCGACGACAGACTTGCCGGCCGAGCTACGCTGCTCACAACACGAGGTGCTCTACGCAGAATAGCGAGACTGGAAGTGCGAATTGATCGCTTGAGAGGATGGATAGGGACAGATATTATACCACTACTCACGGAGCTAGCTGTGCAAGGAAGAATGGATTACCTCACAGTCTGGGTTCGCACCCCCATCGAGCCGAGGACTCCGGCCCATTCCCGCCCTGCCAAGCCGGGAAAAGATCTGGACATGTTTGCACGACCACCTCTGGAGGGTTTACTGCGTGTCCTGGCAGATCCGTACTTACTGTCAGCGCGGTTATGGGCAGACGCGCGGCATGCGAAGACGTGGTGCCAATTCCATATGGATGCCGGAGGATGCGGAGCGGAGAGTGGAGACCCGGGGCGGGAGCGGGAGAGGGTGGAGATTGATTGGCGGGAGATACTTCGCGTGGTAGATCCAGAGAGAAAGGAGATCACGGTCGTAGGCACTGAGAAGAAGTGGTGA